One window of Flavobacterium ammonificans genomic DNA carries:
- the recJ gene encoding single-stranded-DNA-specific exonuclease RecJ, producing the protein MRWTIKPKPAKEQVDQLAQELNVDSLVATLLIQRGITTFDQAKTFFRPSLDHLHDPFLMKDMEVAVNRIENAIANQENILIFGDYDVDGTTAVSLVSSYLKSFYPNIVTYIPDRYAEGYGISFQGVDFAEDNGFTLIIALDCGIKSIDHVAYAKEKNIDFIICDHHRPGDSLPDAVAILDPKRDDCTYPYDELCGCGVGFKLIQALSQNRNQTIDDLIPYLDLVATAIAADIVPITGENRVLAHFGLQVINEAPRPGIQALIQQIKKQTLTITDVVFVIAPRINAAGRIKHGNHAVELLTEFNLAQAQQFAKEIEDYNSERKGLDKQITQEALLQIEENQEQERFTTVVFQENWHKGVIGIVASRLIETYYRPTLVFTQSGDKYAASARSVRGFDVYNALEACSEHLEQFGGHMYAAGMTLKAENYDAFKNAFEKVVQESIDPELLTPEIELDAEIDFSEITPKLVRILKQFEPFGPENMTPVFVTKNAIDTGYPKFMGANQEHIRLFVKQNNSEGFAAIGFNLAHKKDLVANRNPFQMAYCIDENEWNGQLSLQLRLKDIQ; encoded by the coding sequence ATGCGTTGGACAATCAAACCAAAACCTGCAAAAGAACAAGTAGATCAACTCGCCCAAGAATTAAATGTTGATTCTTTGGTTGCTACTTTATTGATTCAGCGTGGCATTACCACTTTTGACCAAGCGAAAACTTTTTTCCGCCCATCGCTAGATCATTTGCATGATCCGTTCTTGATGAAAGATATGGAGGTTGCCGTAAACCGAATCGAAAATGCGATTGCCAATCAAGAAAATATTTTGATTTTTGGGGATTATGATGTAGACGGAACTACTGCAGTGTCTTTAGTCTCTTCCTATTTAAAAAGTTTTTATCCCAATATTGTGACCTATATTCCGGATCGCTATGCCGAAGGATATGGGATTTCGTTTCAAGGCGTTGACTTTGCCGAAGACAATGGTTTTACGTTAATCATTGCTTTGGACTGCGGAATCAAATCCATTGATCATGTGGCCTACGCCAAAGAAAAAAATATCGATTTTATCATTTGCGATCACCACAGACCTGGAGATTCCTTGCCCGATGCCGTTGCTATTTTGGATCCGAAAAGAGACGATTGTACTTACCCCTATGACGAATTGTGCGGTTGCGGAGTGGGTTTCAAATTGATTCAGGCCTTGAGCCAAAATCGCAATCAAACTATAGACGATTTAATTCCGTATTTGGATTTAGTCGCCACAGCTATTGCAGCCGATATTGTTCCAATTACAGGTGAAAACCGAGTATTAGCGCATTTTGGTTTGCAAGTAATCAACGAAGCGCCAAGACCTGGAATTCAAGCCTTGATTCAACAAATTAAAAAACAAACGCTCACCATAACCGATGTGGTTTTTGTCATTGCTCCCCGAATTAACGCAGCGGGACGTATTAAACACGGCAATCATGCAGTAGAATTATTGACCGAATTTAATTTGGCACAAGCCCAACAATTTGCCAAAGAAATTGAAGATTACAATTCAGAACGCAAAGGTTTGGACAAACAAATTACTCAAGAAGCCTTGTTGCAAATCGAAGAAAACCAAGAACAAGAACGTTTTACCACAGTGGTTTTTCAAGAGAATTGGCACAAAGGTGTTATCGGAATAGTTGCTTCGCGATTGATAGAAACCTACTACCGACCTACTTTAGTTTTCACTCAGAGTGGCGATAAATACGCAGCATCGGCGCGTTCTGTACGAGGTTTTGACGTTTACAATGCGTTAGAAGCGTGTTCCGAACATTTGGAGCAATTTGGAGGACATATGTATGCCGCAGGAATGACATTGAAGGCTGAGAATTATGACGCTTTCAAAAATGCTTTTGAAAAAGTGGTGCAAGAATCCATTGATCCTGAATTGCTCACTCCTGAAATCGAGCTAGATGCCGAAATTGATTTTTCAGAAATTACTCCAAAACTCGTTCGGATTTTAAAACAGTTTGAGCCATTTGGACCAGAAAATATGACGCCCGTTTTTGTTACTAAAAATGCAATTGATACGGGTTATCCAAAATTCATGGGCGCTAATCAAGAACACATTCGCCTTTTTGTAAAGCAAAATAATTCAGAAGGTTTTGCTGCCATTGGTTTTAACCTAGCCCATAAAAAAGATTTAGTCGCCAATAGAAACCCATTTCAAATGGCGTATTGCATCGATGAAAACGAATGGAACGGCCAATTGAGCCTACAACTCCGACTAAAAGATATACAATAA
- a CDS encoding HopJ type III effector protein, with product MTIQAFLEKLKQTPEAITFAETIATIESNYEFTPTAFQNGNQHNGAGENSGSCKLFAFAKIQKLTQVETLACFGAYYFEEVLGDPEGTNHQNIRNFMQSGWNGIQFEGEALTLK from the coding sequence ATGACAATACAAGCCTTTTTAGAAAAACTAAAACAAACCCCTGAAGCCATTACTTTTGCAGAGACTATTGCAACGATTGAAAGTAATTATGAGTTTACGCCTACTGCTTTTCAGAATGGCAACCAACACAATGGCGCAGGAGAAAATTCAGGTTCTTGTAAGTTATTTGCTTTCGCCAAAATCCAAAAATTGACCCAAGTGGAAACTTTAGCTTGCTTTGGCGCCTATTATTTTGAAGAAGTCTTGGGCGACCCAGAAGGAACCAACCACCAAAATATTCGTAATTTTATGCAATCAGGCTGGAACGGAATCCAATTTGAAGGAGAAGCATTAACATTGAAGTAA
- the rsmI gene encoding 16S rRNA (cytidine(1402)-2'-O)-methyltransferase: MSKLYIVPTPIGNLEDMTFRAIRILKEVDLILAEDTRTSGKLLKHFEISTHMHSHHMHNEHKTVENIITRLQAGENIALISDAGTPAISDPGFLLTRACIEKGVEVECLPGATAFVPALVNSGLPNDKFVFEGFLPDKKGRQTRYLALAEETRTMILYVSPHKLVKTLAEFVTYFGEDRPVSVSRELSKLHEENVRGTVREVLTHFEKTAPRGEIVVVVGGKPVVKEAKKNKFSEEE; encoded by the coding sequence ATGTCAAAATTATACATCGTTCCAACGCCTATTGGCAACCTCGAAGACATGACTTTTCGTGCTATTCGCATTTTGAAAGAAGTAGATTTAATTCTTGCCGAAGATACTCGTACGAGTGGCAAATTATTGAAGCATTTTGAGATAAGCACCCATATGCACAGCCACCACATGCACAACGAGCACAAAACGGTGGAGAATATCATTACGCGATTACAAGCGGGAGAAAATATCGCCTTGATATCCGATGCGGGAACGCCAGCCATTTCTGACCCGGGTTTTTTATTGACCCGTGCTTGTATTGAAAAGGGTGTTGAAGTTGAATGTTTGCCTGGTGCTACCGCTTTTGTACCTGCTTTAGTAAATAGTGGTTTACCCAATGACAAGTTCGTTTTCGAAGGTTTTTTGCCTGATAAAAAAGGTAGACAAACTCGTTATTTGGCTTTGGCCGAAGAAACTAGAACGATGATTTTGTATGTTTCGCCACACAAATTAGTAAAAACATTGGCTGAATTTGTTACCTACTTTGGCGAAGACCGACCTGTTTCGGTTTCAAGAGAATTATCCAAACTCCACGAAGAAAATGTCAGAGGGACGGTTAGAGAAGTCTTAACGCACTTCGAAAAAACAGCACCAAGAGGGGAAATCGTTGTGGTGGTGGGAGGAAAACCAGTAGTGAAAGAAGCAAAGAAAAATAAATTTTCAGAAGAAGAATAA
- a CDS encoding flavin monoamine oxidase family protein, translated as MNIPKVIVIGAGLSGLTCGYLLQKKGIHVTLLEANTRIGGRIETRKGSTDATVEMGATWFSKLHPNLFQLLDELELGYFKQHTQGISLFETMSFVPPQKFEISEFEEPSFRIKGGTQNLIEKLAESIGHENIKKQTKVIAVHEVGNQMEVLDQNGTDYITDCVITTLPPNLMVNTLSFSPPLPENLVNLAKKTHTWMGESIKFAVEYATPFWKENNHSGTLFSQASIITEMYDHSTFDNSGFALKGFLNGATNLLSVEERKTKVIAQLKKLFGSDAENFVAYHEKVWRDEPLTFSNYEHLVMAHQNNGHQLYQNSFLNNKLYISGSETATQHPGYMEGAIIAAKNIASQFS; from the coding sequence ATGAATATCCCTAAAGTAATCGTCATAGGAGCTGGATTAAGTGGACTTACATGTGGTTATTTATTACAGAAAAAAGGTATTCATGTTACCCTTTTGGAAGCCAACACACGAATTGGTGGACGTATCGAAACTCGAAAAGGCTCAACAGACGCAACAGTTGAAATGGGAGCAACCTGGTTTAGTAAACTGCACCCTAACCTTTTTCAATTGTTAGACGAATTAGAATTAGGCTATTTTAAACAACATACTCAAGGTATTTCGTTGTTTGAAACGATGTCATTTGTACCCCCACAAAAATTTGAAATTTCAGAATTTGAAGAACCTTCTTTTCGCATAAAAGGAGGTACCCAAAACTTAATTGAAAAACTAGCTGAAAGCATTGGGCATGAAAATATAAAAAAACAAACAAAAGTAATCGCTGTACACGAAGTTGGGAACCAAATGGAAGTGTTGGATCAAAACGGAACAGACTATATCACTGATTGTGTGATCACTACTTTACCCCCCAACTTAATGGTGAATACCTTATCATTCAGCCCACCACTTCCAGAAAACCTAGTAAATTTGGCCAAAAAAACCCATACTTGGATGGGAGAATCTATAAAATTTGCTGTAGAATACGCCACCCCATTTTGGAAAGAAAATAATCATTCTGGCACCTTATTTAGCCAAGCCAGCATCATTACCGAGATGTATGACCATAGTACATTTGACAATTCAGGTTTTGCGTTGAAAGGATTTTTAAATGGTGCTACTAACCTACTTTCAGTAGAAGAAAGAAAAACAAAAGTGATTGCACAATTGAAAAAATTATTCGGTTCAGATGCTGAGAACTTTGTGGCATACCATGAAAAAGTGTGGCGCGATGAACCGCTTACATTTAGTAATTACGAACATTTAGTAATGGCCCACCAAAACAACGGACATCAACTCTATCAAAATTCATTTTTAAATAATAAATTATATATTTCGGGTTCCGAAACGGCTACGCAACATCCAGGATATATGGAAGGTGCGATAATTGCAGCAAAAAATATAGCCTCACAATTTTCATAA